A genomic stretch from Lathyrus oleraceus cultivar Zhongwan6 chromosome 2, CAAS_Psat_ZW6_1.0, whole genome shotgun sequence includes:
- the LOC127120510 gene encoding transcription factor RAX3: protein MGRAPCCDKANVKKGPWSPEEDAKLKSYIEQNGTGGNWIALPQKIGLKRCGKSCRLRWLNYLRPNIKHGGFSEEEDDIICSLYVSIGSRWSIIAAQLPGRTDNDIKNYWNTRLKKKLLGKQRKEQQAQAQRARRVSNMKQEMKRETDNQNLMAAAAASGVNTPYWPLEYSVHPMPVSNSSIIDYDLNNQTSFTSMLHHPTIMNMTTNPLSMVSNANNIFQGFENFPSDLSELVCENQQVMNRTMDGFYGMESIDMSNGGGSTITTTSTESNSWGDMNSLVYSPLVSDYEACCQQGSIIPQDVAVFEESRYFGTQMQ, encoded by the exons ATGGGAAGAGCTCCTTGCTGTGACAAAGCCAATGTCAAAAAAGGTCCATGGTCACCTGAAGAAGATGCCAAACTCAAATCTTACATAGAGCAGAATGGTACTGGTGGAAATTGGATAGCTCTTCCTCAGAAAATAG GACTTAAGAGATGTGGAAAAAGCTGTCGTCTTAGATGGTTAAATTATCTTCGACCCAATATCAAACATGGTGGTTTctctgaggaagaagatgataTCATCTGTAGTCTCTATGTTAGTATTGGAAGCAG GTGGTCGATCATAGCAGCGCAGTTACCGGGACGAACCGACAACGATATAAAGAACTACTGGAACACTAGGCTGAAGAAGAAGCTTCTTGGAAAACAAAGGAAGGAGCAACAAGCTCAAGCTCAACGAGCTCGCCGAGTTAGCAACATGAAACAAGAGATGAAAAGAGAAACTGATAATCAGAATTTGATGGCAGCAGCAGCAGCTTCTGGTGTTAATACTCCTTATTGGCCTTTAGAGTATTCTGTTCATCCCATGCCAGTTTCAAATTCATCCATTATTGACTATGATCTCAACAACCAAACTTCCTTCACAAGCATGCTTCATCATCCAACCATAATGAACATGACAACAAACCCTTTATCCATGGTGAGTAATGCAAACAATATATTTCAAGGGtttgaaaattttccaagtgATTTAAGTGAGCTTGTATGTGAGAATCAACAAGTAATGAATAGAACAATGGATGGTTTTTATGGAATGGAATCCATAGATATGAGCAATGGTGGTGGCAGCACAATCACAACAACTTCAACAGAAAGCAATAGTTGGGGAGACATGAACTCTTTGGTTTATTCACCTTTGGTTTCTGACTATGAAGCTTGTTGTCAACAAGGATCAATCATTCCTCAAGATGTTGCTGTTTTTGAAGAGTCTAGGTATTTTGGAACGCAAATGCAATAA